In Candidatus Berkelbacteria bacterium, the following are encoded in one genomic region:
- a CDS encoding NAD-dependent epimerase/dehydratase family protein, translating into MRVLVTGGAGFIGSHVVDLLLENGHDVSVVDNLVSGKEANVPKGAKFYKADIKDASALRKIFKNAKPEAVLHFAAQKSVTHSVKDPVYDAEENIIGTLTLAEVAREFGVKRFLFASTGGALYGETPSPAKEDWPALPESPYGIAKLAIEHYLRFYAGTHGFQATVLRLANVYGPRQDPQGEAGVMAIFCTRVRDDQPLTVYGDGKQTRDYVYVKDVARAFLSALEATDNLTVNIGTAIESSVLDLTSILAKVAGKTVRLNHEAPRPGELRRSVLDFTKAQQLLGWQPSYELEKGIEETHRSFVDGISAP; encoded by the coding sequence ATGAGAGTTTTAGTGACGGGCGGAGCTGGTTTTATCGGTAGCCATGTTGTCGATTTGCTGCTTGAGAACGGGCACGACGTCAGCGTTGTCGACAACCTCGTTTCCGGTAAAGAGGCCAACGTTCCCAAGGGCGCTAAATTCTACAAGGCAGATATTAAAGATGCCTCGGCCTTGAGGAAGATTTTTAAAAACGCTAAACCAGAGGCGGTACTGCATTTTGCCGCCCAAAAATCGGTCACTCACTCTGTCAAAGACCCGGTTTACGATGCCGAGGAGAATATTATCGGCACCCTGACGCTCGCTGAGGTGGCGCGGGAGTTTGGCGTTAAACGTTTTCTTTTCGCCTCTACTGGCGGCGCGCTTTACGGCGAGACGCCGAGTCCAGCCAAGGAAGACTGGCCGGCTTTGCCGGAATCGCCTTACGGCATTGCTAAATTGGCGATAGAGCATTACTTACGTTTCTACGCTGGCACTCACGGCTTTCAAGCCACGGTACTGCGCTTGGCGAATGTCTACGGTCCGCGTCAGGATCCACAGGGCGAAGCAGGCGTGATGGCCATTTTCTGTACCCGCGTCAGGGACGACCAACCGCTAACCGTTTACGGGGACGGCAAGCAAACGCGCGACTACGTTTATGTTAAAGATGTTGCTAGAGCCTTCCTCTCGGCGCTTGAGGCGACTGATAATTTGACCGTCAATATCGGCACCGCGATTGAGTCCTCGGTTCTCGACCTAACCTCAATTTTAGCGAAAGTGGCCGGCAAAACCGTGCGGCTCAACCACGAAGCGCCTCGCCCAGGCGAGCTGCGCCGCAGCGTATTAGACTTTACCAAAGCCCAACAGCTGCTAGGCTGGCAGCCTAGTTACGAGCTCGAGAAGGGCATCGAAGAGACTCACCGCTCATTCGTCGACGGCATTAGCGCTCCGTAA
- a CDS encoding fibronectin type III domain-containing protein, whose protein sequence is MKKFFTAFLVGLVGLSQLFFASPAFAAGSITPSGGGKFVTGQTFTITVKAGGTTFDSLQGTIKVSGVAELVSFSAGSATWLPGKSPGNNNQFVGIVSPTSSLTVATIRLKANKEGSGSVSVSGVRLARSGSEVGTGGGSTSYTIGRAPTPPGNVEVSSSTHPDQNQFYGATTAILTWKPPANGATGYSALMDQAAETVPATSISTTETSATFQNLSLGTYYFHIRALNGDGWGPTTHFKINIKEELNPSLNAPVITAVERTGTFVNDVEKGTVSGFKVKGITAGLTGFTVNLVFTPGDKLPPAQILSALLDPNGGWEIIFDQPIPTGFYAVITRAKMDKVVTPDSAPTMIEVSVANGGTAKIITSDDLPKPDLTVSVAGVTFSTQKHLWVSVALIILFAVLVTALAYVLRLFYKRWKQKKSAKTSPASSPSKPISRL, encoded by the coding sequence ATGAAGAAGTTTTTTACCGCTTTTCTCGTCGGCCTAGTTGGCTTGTCGCAACTATTTTTTGCTAGCCCGGCGTTTGCCGCTGGTTCGATTACGCCGAGCGGCGGCGGCAAATTTGTCACCGGGCAAACTTTCACCATTACAGTTAAAGCTGGCGGGACGACTTTCGATTCACTGCAGGGCACAATAAAAGTTAGCGGCGTTGCTGAACTGGTCTCCTTTAGCGCTGGCTCAGCCACGTGGCTACCGGGTAAGTCGCCCGGCAATAACAACCAGTTTGTCGGTATTGTCAGCCCAACGAGCAGCCTGACGGTGGCGACCATTAGGCTAAAAGCTAACAAGGAAGGCTCCGGCTCCGTCTCGGTTTCCGGCGTGCGTTTGGCCCGATCTGGGAGCGAAGTTGGTACGGGCGGCGGCAGCACTAGCTACACTATCGGCCGAGCGCCGACGCCTCCGGGTAATGTCGAGGTTAGCTCTTCAACCCACCCTGACCAAAACCAGTTCTATGGTGCCACGACCGCGATTCTGACCTGGAAACCGCCGGCTAACGGCGCGACCGGCTACTCGGCATTAATGGACCAAGCGGCGGAGACGGTTCCGGCAACGAGCATTAGCACTACCGAGACGTCGGCGACATTTCAGAATCTGTCGCTCGGCACCTACTACTTCCATATCCGGGCTTTAAACGGCGACGGCTGGGGGCCAACCACGCACTTCAAGATCAATATCAAAGAAGAACTCAACCCGTCGCTCAACGCCCCAGTGATTACGGCTGTCGAGCGGACGGGGACATTTGTTAACGATGTTGAAAAAGGCACCGTTAGCGGCTTCAAGGTTAAGGGGATTACTGCCGGCCTGACAGGCTTCACGGTTAATCTCGTCTTCACGCCCGGCGATAAATTGCCGCCAGCCCAGATTCTATCGGCGCTGCTTGATCCTAACGGCGGCTGGGAAATTATTTTCGACCAACCGATCCCGACTGGGTTCTACGCGGTTATCACGCGAGCTAAAATGGACAAGGTTGTCACTCCTGACTCAGCACCGACAATGATTGAGGTGAGCGTTGCCAATGGTGGCACGGCCAAAATTATTACCAGCGACGATTTGCCAAAGCCCGACTTGACGGTCTCGGTGGCGGGCGTCACCTTCTCGACCCAGAAGCACCTTTGGGTCAGCGTGGCCTTAATCATCCTCTTTGCCGTCCTTGTCACCGCATTGGCGTATGTCTTGAGGCTCTTCTACAAGCGTTGGAAGCAGAAAAAATCAGCAAAAACCTCGCCAGCAAGCTCGCCGTCTAAACCGATCAGTAGACTCTGA
- a CDS encoding O-antigen ligase family protein → MFDRALQLATLLIPFYFFRFTIGVPTNIFEVALALAIVVLLAERARSQRPLSGLPWAVWFFLAAATLSLLLNGLDTVALGIWKGWIVVPVLYFWLVRNLHSTSRLALLGKPFWLGLLAVLLWASLQKLGLVTTAFYQVGDPSFDQYLSSGRLFGPFESPNYLAMYLVPASFLGAYFVLRDRQNLKLWAAILVVAGVAVYWAGSRGGLLALGAAAALGLGVTYFPWRRLPSSAAILVGLGAISASIWQIIVGPDNLRREIYSYSLALIKSNWLTGIGLGKFQEKVAEVSGDNSHFTEFGLRYALHAHNVYLQFILTMGILGLFSWLVVIVQFFLALTRQRPLFLSLGAAMMAILIHGLFDTTYFKNDLAVLFWLTVALSPVWQNSNQPPQAIAAAPR, encoded by the coding sequence ATGTTTGATCGAGCCCTTCAGTTGGCGACGCTACTAATCCCGTTCTACTTTTTTCGCTTCACGATCGGCGTGCCGACAAATATTTTCGAAGTAGCATTGGCTTTAGCGATAGTCGTCCTGCTCGCCGAAAGGGCAAGATCGCAGCGACCTTTAAGTGGCCTACCCTGGGCCGTTTGGTTCTTCCTGGCCGCGGCTACCCTAAGCCTACTGCTAAACGGTCTCGACACCGTGGCGCTAGGGATTTGGAAGGGGTGGATTGTGGTGCCGGTACTTTACTTCTGGCTGGTAAGAAACCTTCATTCGACGAGCCGACTAGCGCTCTTAGGCAAACCGTTCTGGTTGGGGCTACTGGCGGTGCTGCTGTGGGCTTCTCTCCAAAAATTAGGGTTGGTTACGACAGCTTTTTACCAGGTGGGCGACCCCTCGTTTGATCAGTACCTGAGTTCGGGGCGGCTGTTTGGGCCGTTTGAGTCGCCGAATTATCTGGCGATGTATCTCGTGCCAGCGTCGTTTTTAGGCGCTTACTTCGTGCTAAGAGACAGACAGAACCTGAAGCTCTGGGCGGCTATCTTGGTTGTGGCGGGGGTTGCCGTCTACTGGGCTGGATCTAGAGGAGGGTTACTAGCGCTCGGTGCCGCCGCCGCCCTAGGTTTAGGCGTGACTTACTTTCCGTGGCGCCGCCTACCGTCTAGCGCCGCGATCCTGGTTGGTCTAGGGGCAATCTCAGCTAGCATCTGGCAAATTATTGTCGGCCCAGATAACCTTCGCCGTGAGATCTACAGCTACAGCCTAGCGCTGATTAAAAGCAACTGGCTAACTGGAATTGGTCTCGGCAAGTTTCAGGAAAAAGTTGCCGAGGTTAGTGGCGACAACAGCCATTTCACGGAGTTTGGTTTGCGCTATGCCTTGCACGCTCATAACGTTTATCTGCAATTTATCCTAACGATGGGTATCCTAGGACTGTTTAGCTGGTTAGTGGTCATTGTTCAGTTCTTTCTCGCCCTTACGCGTCAACGCCCGCTCTTCCTGAGTCTTGGTGCCGCGATGATGGCCATCCTTATTCATGGGCTATTTGATACGACCTACTTCAAGAATGATCTGGCTGTGCTGTTCTGGCTTACGGTAGCCCTATCCCCTGTCTGGCAGAACTCTAACCAGCCGCCTCAAGCAATAGCTGCCGCACCCCGTTAG
- a CDS encoding flippase, translating to MNENGPIARRVAYNTTVQFAGRIAVAILAIITTRLIAERLGVHDYGRYTTIFAYITFFGAMADFGFFWYLVREVSKDKDQTEKITANVLTIRTLFALGVVAIGSILAFTIPNYDPVVRYGIVLVALSSLWVSISNTLIGVFQANQRMDYPVINEVVGRIGSLIVVFLVIRSGMDLLPIVIGSLSGGLIVFLLNGLFVRRYTRLRFGFDRGLWKEIMRENTTLGLSILLSIIYFKIDSVILSILKPATDVGIYGAPYRVIEILLAFPAMFMGAVFPDLSRLIHEANMDKVKVVLQKAFDLLVVAGWGVTVSTIVLAGPIIHFTTKGEESFLTTSTITLFNQPMTAAITLQILAVAVGIAFLGNFFFSAIVAQGAQKQLIASNLANSVVNIGLNLIFIPILTYVGAATVTIISELIVVGFGTAILRRRLGFVPRLRSLWLAGILSAFLGVFLYLIRDQVHVVIAGLLGLAFYTLLAMACGLVGGIGPRRPNRVESN from the coding sequence ATGAATGAAAACGGTCCAATCGCCCGTCGCGTAGCGTACAACACTACCGTCCAGTTCGCTGGCCGAATTGCCGTAGCGATACTAGCGATTATTACCACCCGCCTTATCGCCGAGCGTTTGGGCGTTCACGACTACGGCCGCTATACCACTATCTTTGCCTACATCACTTTCTTCGGCGCCATGGCCGACTTTGGCTTCTTTTGGTACCTGGTGCGTGAAGTTTCTAAAGACAAAGATCAGACCGAAAAAATAACCGCCAACGTCTTAACTATCCGGACACTTTTTGCGCTCGGCGTCGTCGCCATCGGCTCGATCTTGGCGTTCACAATCCCTAACTACGACCCTGTCGTGCGTTACGGTATTGTCCTAGTTGCTCTTTCTAGCCTTTGGGTCAGCATCTCTAACACCCTAATCGGCGTCTTTCAGGCCAATCAGCGCATGGACTACCCGGTTATTAACGAGGTCGTCGGGCGCATTGGCTCGCTTATTGTTGTTTTCTTAGTAATCCGCTCCGGCATGGACTTACTGCCGATCGTTATCGGCTCACTCTCAGGAGGGCTAATTGTTTTTCTTCTCAACGGGCTGTTTGTCCGCCGCTACACGCGGTTGCGCTTTGGCTTTGATCGCGGCCTCTGGAAAGAAATTATGCGGGAGAATACCACGCTCGGCCTTAGCATTCTTCTTAGTATCATCTACTTTAAAATCGACTCGGTTATCCTTTCAATCTTGAAGCCGGCAACGGACGTCGGCATTTACGGTGCTCCTTATCGAGTCATCGAGATCCTGCTAGCCTTCCCGGCGATGTTTATGGGCGCTGTTTTCCCCGACTTGTCGCGGCTAATTCATGAAGCGAACATGGATAAAGTAAAAGTAGTGCTGCAGAAGGCGTTCGACCTTCTTGTCGTTGCTGGCTGGGGTGTCACCGTCAGTACGATCGTTTTGGCCGGACCGATTATTCACTTCACGACTAAGGGGGAGGAGAGCTTCCTGACTACCTCCACCATTACCTTATTCAATCAGCCGATGACCGCTGCCATCACCCTGCAGATTCTAGCTGTGGCGGTTGGTATCGCTTTCTTAGGTAACTTTTTCTTTTCGGCAATCGTTGCCCAAGGCGCCCAGAAGCAGCTTATAGCCAGCAACCTAGCCAATAGCGTCGTTAACATTGGCCTCAACTTGATTTTCATCCCGATCCTAACCTACGTCGGCGCCGCAACCGTCACGATCATCTCTGAACTAATCGTCGTCGGTTTCGGTACGGCGATTCTAAGGCGACGCCTTGGTTTCGTCCCGCGTCTACGTTCGCTTTGGCTCGCTGGCATACTTTCAGCCTTCTTGGGCGTCTTCCTCTACCTGATCCGCGACCAAGTCCATGTCGTCATCGCCGGGCTTCTCGGCTTAGCATTTTATACGCTGCTCGCTATGGCTTGCGGGTTGGTTGGCGGCATTGGACCGCGCCGGCCTAACAGGGTAGAAAGTAATTGA
- a CDS encoding O-antigen ligase family protein, which translates to MIDQLANLAVFLLPFERLPSFDFAGVTLRLSTLVILVGALLMLPRLRQFSWKLSLLDKTIIGFYVVAVISLTQATDLKRGLMVLGFLTYVLVVYAFLSRVWRKVLTPAKLQKLIVVAGAVTAVFGLYQFFGDALGLARQYTGLGELYTYHVFGFPRIQSTGHEPLYYANFLLLPILLLMSQYLQDAKSLGRWNLAALVLLLTVMVLTLSRGAYLGLIAGSLILLVALWRQTSWRRVLQSIGYVALSFGIAVALIQLVTTLGNTTGRGFLNFADQATIQDYGKGESTNLRIDRYKEAIRQFKEQPLLGAGLGQYGVVYAPPKDIARHGYPIVNNQYLETAAEMGLVGVIALMAVVGMAITQLVRSLKRRSSYFTAGLLAILIAIGVQYNFFSTIYIYHIWVLLALIEAATFKGAEDV; encoded by the coding sequence ATGATTGACCAGCTAGCCAACTTGGCAGTTTTCCTACTCCCTTTCGAGCGTCTCCCGTCGTTTGATTTTGCGGGTGTTACCCTGAGGCTGAGCACTCTCGTTATTCTAGTTGGGGCATTACTGATGCTCCCGCGACTACGACAGTTTTCTTGGAAACTCAGCCTGCTTGATAAAACAATTATCGGCTTCTACGTTGTGGCGGTAATCTCGCTGACTCAAGCAACTGACTTGAAGAGAGGGCTGATGGTCTTAGGGTTCCTAACCTACGTCCTCGTGGTCTACGCGTTTCTCAGTCGCGTATGGCGCAAGGTACTAACCCCGGCCAAGCTTCAGAAGCTCATCGTTGTGGCTGGAGCTGTTACCGCCGTATTTGGGCTGTACCAGTTTTTTGGTGACGCACTTGGATTAGCGCGGCAGTACACTGGCCTGGGCGAACTTTATACTTATCACGTTTTTGGCTTCCCACGAATCCAGTCGACCGGTCACGAGCCGTTGTATTACGCCAATTTTCTTCTCCTGCCCATCTTGTTACTGATGAGCCAATACCTCCAAGACGCTAAGTCGCTCGGGCGATGGAATCTTGCGGCACTGGTGTTATTGCTAACAGTGATGGTCCTGACTCTGTCACGTGGGGCCTACCTTGGCTTGATCGCCGGCAGCTTGATACTGCTTGTTGCGCTTTGGCGGCAGACGAGCTGGCGCCGGGTGCTGCAATCTATCGGCTACGTGGCGCTGTCGTTCGGAATTGCTGTCGCCCTGATTCAGCTAGTGACGACGCTAGGCAACACTACGGGACGCGGTTTCCTGAACTTTGCCGATCAGGCGACAATCCAAGACTACGGCAAAGGCGAGTCGACCAACCTACGCATCGACCGCTACAAAGAAGCGATCCGCCAGTTTAAAGAACAGCCACTACTTGGCGCGGGCTTAGGTCAGTACGGCGTCGTTTACGCACCCCCGAAAGATATCGCCCGCCACGGCTATCCGATTGTTAACAACCAGTATCTTGAGACGGCGGCAGAAATGGGTTTGGTGGGCGTTATCGCCTTGATGGCCGTTGTCGGGATGGCGATTACTCAACTGGTTCGCTCTCTAAAACGTCGCAGCAGTTATTTCACTGCAGGACTGCTGGCTATACTTATTGCCATTGGCGTCCAGTACAACTTTTTCTCGACAATTTATATCTATCATATCTGGGTTCTCCTGGCTCTGATCGAAGCGGCTACTTTCAAGGGGGCAGAAGATGTTTGA
- a CDS encoding DUF2304 family protein, protein MIRFTAFNIVITLFFVFAWSRALLRYRERAISWRAFLFWTLVWGLATYFIFLPNKADFLASVLGVSDGKDAVFTLSIVIIFYLLYRIYAVLDHLDRRINEVVQESSVHLHHLNRTTKR, encoded by the coding sequence ATGATTAGATTCACCGCTTTCAATATTGTCATTACTTTGTTTTTCGTTTTCGCTTGGTCGCGGGCATTGCTGCGCTATCGCGAGCGAGCTATTTCTTGGCGCGCCTTCTTATTCTGGACGCTTGTCTGGGGCTTAGCGACCTATTTTATCTTCTTGCCAAACAAGGCTGATTTCCTAGCCTCAGTCCTTGGCGTTAGCGATGGCAAGGATGCAGTCTTCACCTTAAGTATCGTCATTATCTTCTATCTGCTCTATAGGATTTACGCCGTTCTCGATCACTTGGATCGTCGTATCAACGAGGTAGTTCAGGAGAGCTCGGTCCACTTGCACCACCTCAACCGAACGACTAAACGCTGA
- a CDS encoding glycosyltransferase family 2 protein, which translates to MRLAVIIPAYNEAKVIGEVLDRFLDTTKKLRRSGFQCELLVIDDGSSDKTAEIARSKGTRVVSHIVNLGLGGAISTGLLIARREGFDAAITIDSDGQHSPKDLEAMAKEVAKKKADFIVGSRWLKDDGDAPFLRRFGNKYVMNILTLVFTGVRTSDSQSGLRAFGPRAVEKLRLIPSRMEVSTEIFREVGRHSLKIREIPIEAIYTEYSLRKGQRVLNGLNITWRLMMRRLLS; encoded by the coding sequence ATGCGTCTGGCGGTAATAATTCCGGCTTACAACGAAGCGAAAGTCATCGGCGAAGTTCTCGACCGCTTTTTGGATACGACCAAGAAACTGCGTCGAAGCGGTTTCCAGTGCGAGTTACTAGTAATCGATGATGGCTCCTCAGACAAAACAGCCGAGATAGCTCGCTCGAAAGGCACGCGCGTTGTCAGCCACATCGTCAACCTAGGCTTGGGCGGCGCGATTAGCACCGGTTTGCTTATCGCCCGTCGTGAAGGGTTTGACGCCGCTATCACTATTGACTCTGACGGCCAGCATTCACCAAAAGATTTAGAAGCGATGGCGAAAGAGGTCGCCAAGAAGAAGGCTGATTTCATCGTCGGTTCCCGTTGGTTAAAAGATGACGGCGACGCGCCGTTCTTACGTCGCTTCGGCAATAAGTACGTCATGAATATCCTGACACTCGTCTTCACCGGCGTCCGCACCTCCGACTCCCAGTCGGGCTTGCGCGCCTTTGGCCCCAGAGCCGTCGAGAAACTTCGCCTCATCCCTTCAAGGATGGAAGTATCGACGGAGATCTTCCGCGAAGTCGGCCGCCACTCGCTGAAAATCCGCGAGATTCCTATCGAGGCGATCTACACTGAATATTCCCTGCGCAAAGGCCAGCGCGTCCTCAACGGTCTTAATATCACCTGGCGCTTAATGATGAGGCGACTGTTGTCATGA
- a CDS encoding glycosyltransferase family 4 protein, with protein sequence MRIAVDTQTTVGKKTGFGSYVSSLVNQLSLTDHDNDYCFIRPQTEADFSMPHRFWWDQVLFPREAKRAQADVLHQPCFSVPILYSGKTVVTIHDLISIIYGHNITFWSRQFFGKWMPYSYRWADHIIAISQHTKKDIIRLLRLPEEKITVIYEGVDERYHPKKSGSELTKFRERFKLTDCQVILHVGTLEPRKNLQFLIRAFAESRSRLKNPAKLVITGKRGWFYQPLFELVDELKLNDEVVFTDYVPDEELPTLYNAANVFAFPSLYEGFGLPPLEAMACGVPVLSSNSSSMPEIVGSGGILMPPTDAKAWTETLVSVLNSPSQQQELSERGINQAKKFTWKECAEATRAVYEQTGR encoded by the coding sequence ATGCGTATTGCCGTCGATACCCAGACAACCGTTGGCAAGAAAACCGGGTTTGGTTCGTACGTCTCAAGCCTAGTCAACCAACTGAGCCTAACCGACCACGACAATGACTACTGCTTTATCCGCCCGCAAACCGAGGCCGACTTTTCGATGCCGCACCGGTTCTGGTGGGACCAAGTGCTTTTCCCGCGCGAAGCTAAACGGGCTCAAGCCGACGTCCTACATCAGCCGTGCTTTTCTGTGCCGATTCTCTACTCAGGCAAAACCGTCGTAACGATTCATGACCTGATCTCTATAATCTATGGTCACAACATTACCTTCTGGTCACGTCAGTTCTTTGGTAAGTGGATGCCGTACTCCTATCGCTGGGCTGACCATATCATCGCCATCAGTCAGCACACCAAGAAAGATATCATCCGCCTGCTCCGCTTACCGGAGGAAAAAATTACGGTGATCTACGAAGGAGTTGATGAGCGCTACCACCCGAAGAAGTCCGGCAGCGAGCTAACGAAGTTCCGAGAGCGATTCAAGCTAACAGACTGCCAGGTGATTCTCCACGTCGGGACGCTTGAACCGAGGAAAAACCTACAGTTTCTGATCAGAGCATTCGCCGAGTCTCGTTCGCGCCTCAAGAACCCGGCCAAGCTGGTCATTACTGGTAAGCGGGGCTGGTTTTATCAACCGCTTTTCGAACTGGTAGACGAGCTAAAGCTGAACGATGAAGTCGTGTTTACCGACTACGTCCCCGACGAGGAGCTGCCAACGCTCTATAACGCCGCCAACGTCTTTGCTTTCCCTTCGCTTTACGAGGGCTTCGGCCTGCCGCCGCTCGAAGCAATGGCCTGCGGCGTGCCGGTCCTAAGCAGCAACAGCTCCTCGATGCCTGAGATTGTTGGGAGCGGCGGCATCTTGATGCCGCCAACTGACGCCAAGGCGTGGACAGAAACTCTTGTTTCGGTGCTCAACTCGCCTTCCCAGCAGCAAGAGCTTTCTGAACGCGGCATCAACCAGGCGAAGAAATTCACCTGGAAAGAGTGCGCCGAGGCAACACGGGCAGTCTACGAACAAACCGGCCGATGA
- the rfbA gene encoding glucose-1-phosphate thymidylyltransferase RfbA — protein MKGIILAGGSGTRLYPVTLPVCKQLLPIYDKPMIYYPLSILMLAGIREILIISTPTDLSRFQAVLGDGNQFGLHIQYAAQDKPRGLADAFIVGEKFIDGKPVAMVLGDNIIYGHGFTKMLREARRSIEKDGGGHNFAYYVSDPHRFGIVEFDEAHNVLSIEEKPERPKSNYASIGLYMFDGQVSQVARQVKPSARGELEIPSVMNDYLKRGKFHVTLLGRGFAWFDAGTHDSLLEAGEFVMTIEKRTGFKIGCIEEVAYHMGFINAEALQALAEPLNKSGYGLYLNKVAAEPPLKP, from the coding sequence ATGAAGGGAATTATCCTCGCTGGAGGATCAGGCACCCGGCTTTATCCAGTCACGCTGCCAGTTTGCAAGCAACTGCTGCCGATTTACGACAAGCCGATGATCTACTACCCGCTGTCGATTCTTATGTTAGCGGGCATCCGCGAGATCCTCATCATCTCGACCCCAACAGATTTGTCACGTTTTCAAGCGGTTCTTGGCGACGGTAACCAGTTCGGTTTGCACATACAGTACGCCGCCCAAGATAAACCGCGTGGTTTGGCTGATGCTTTCATCGTTGGTGAAAAGTTTATCGACGGCAAGCCAGTCGCCATGGTGCTGGGAGACAATATCATCTACGGCCACGGCTTCACTAAGATGCTGCGCGAGGCTAGGCGCAGTATCGAGAAAGATGGCGGCGGGCATAACTTCGCCTATTACGTCAGCGACCCGCACCGCTTCGGCATCGTCGAATTTGATGAGGCACACAACGTCCTCTCGATCGAAGAGAAGCCGGAGCGGCCAAAGTCTAATTACGCTTCGATCGGCCTGTATATGTTCGACGGCCAGGTTAGCCAGGTAGCGCGCCAAGTTAAGCCGTCGGCCCGCGGGGAATTAGAGATTCCGAGCGTCATGAACGATTACTTAAAGCGCGGTAAATTCCATGTCACCTTACTCGGCCGTGGCTTTGCGTGGTTTGATGCCGGGACGCACGACTCTCTGCTAGAAGCTGGGGAGTTCGTTATGACGATCGAGAAGCGCACCGGGTTTAAGATCGGCTGCATCGAGGAAGTCGCTTACCATATGGGCTTTATTAACGCTGAGGCGCTTCAAGCTTTGGCTGAGCCCCTAAACAAAAGCGGCTACGGCTTGTATTTAAATAAAGTTGCCGCTGAACCGCCGCTCAAACCATAA
- a CDS encoding glycosyltransferase family 4 protein — translation MTSSVRIAIDGREAVSHGAGKGRYIREIIRELSKLDHDNDYVIYSKQPLELELGANFESVIIGGTAGLRQLWLARDAQRRGCKVLFSPTGYLTTVFSRIPVVQAVHDLAIFTTPEARPALKTLISERFLLGYACNKARRITAVSQSTKNDLERLFGVPGSKISVDYLGYDHKPYHSQPAEGDEAVLKQHNLEKGQYLFYVGTIEPRKNLARAITAYQALPSKMKQRFPFIVAGGLGWHYEAIVEAAANERQVRLVGRVADAELPALYRNCRAFIFPSLYEGFGLPPLEAMACGAAVLSSNVSSLPEVIGDGGLLVEPTDITAISSAISRLLTDDTLVSSLGKKAAEQAVNFDWAKTANGVRQLLLEAAG, via the coding sequence ATGACGAGCTCTGTGCGGATCGCTATCGATGGGCGAGAAGCTGTCTCTCACGGCGCTGGCAAGGGTCGTTACATCCGTGAAATTATTCGCGAGCTAAGCAAACTCGACCACGACAACGATTACGTAATTTACAGTAAGCAGCCCCTGGAGTTAGAGTTAGGCGCGAACTTTGAGAGCGTCATTATCGGCGGCACAGCTGGCCTGAGGCAGCTCTGGCTCGCCCGTGACGCCCAGCGGCGTGGCTGCAAGGTACTATTCTCGCCGACGGGCTATCTGACCACCGTCTTCTCACGAATCCCTGTCGTCCAGGCAGTTCACGACCTGGCGATATTCACTACCCCTGAAGCAAGACCCGCGTTGAAGACGCTCATAAGCGAGCGGTTCCTGCTCGGCTACGCTTGTAACAAAGCTCGGCGGATCACGGCGGTCAGTCAATCGACAAAAAACGACTTAGAACGGTTGTTTGGTGTCCCGGGATCAAAGATTAGCGTTGATTACCTTGGCTACGACCACAAGCCTTACCACTCCCAGCCCGCCGAAGGCGATGAGGCTGTCCTAAAGCAGCACAATTTAGAGAAGGGTCAGTATCTGTTCTACGTTGGGACGATTGAACCGCGAAAAAATTTAGCTAGAGCCATAACCGCCTACCAGGCCTTACCTAGCAAGATGAAGCAACGATTCCCGTTTATCGTTGCCGGCGGCTTGGGCTGGCATTACGAAGCGATTGTCGAAGCAGCAGCCAATGAGCGACAGGTTCGTTTGGTCGGTCGGGTCGCAGACGCTGAGCTGCCAGCGCTCTACCGGAACTGCCGCGCCTTTATTTTCCCCTCGCTCTACGAAGGGTTTGGCCTACCGCCACTCGAAGCGATGGCATGCGGGGCGGCCGTATTAAGTAGTAACGTCTCCAGTCTCCCAGAGGTCATTGGCGACGGCGGTCTACTTGTTGAACCGACCGACATCACCGCCATCTCCTCAGCCATAAGCCGGCTTCTGACTGACGACACGCTCGTATCAAGTCTGGGCAAAAAAGCCGCCGAGCAAGCGGTTAATTTCGACTGGGCCAAGACCGCTAACGGGGTGCGGCAGCTATTGCTTGAGGCGGCTGGTTAG